In Paraflavitalea devenefica, the following are encoded in one genomic region:
- a CDS encoding bile acid:sodium symporter family protein, protein MYRIAFYVAAVLLIAAVVLLTKGAVDYGGPLLIAFFIMLSVAFRGFALLKGFAYTAIIFAAVTMALFYPTYFATWYGFKLTTLITPLIQLIMFGMGTEMGVKDFAGIIRMPKPVLIGLAGHFTFMPLMGFALARLFNFPPEIAAGVVLIGSMPCGMASNVMSYLANANLALSVTLTAIATLLSPLITPLWMKFLGGQFIEVNVLAMMWDIVKMVVIPIGAGLLFNRYFKGRITWLDKAVPLVSMFGIAFIIVIITASGRNSLVLIGPALIACALIHNTTGYLFGYWVGRLFRLSERDSRTIAIEVGMQNGGLASGLAKEMGKAATLGLAPAIFGPLMNITGSILASWWHRHPPNDKEQADISLQPDAVAQVR, encoded by the coding sequence ATGTACAGGATTGCTTTTTACGTTGCTGCCGTATTATTAATAGCTGCTGTTGTTCTATTGACAAAAGGTGCTGTTGACTATGGCGGTCCTTTGCTGATTGCTTTTTTCATCATGCTGTCTGTTGCGTTCAGGGGTTTTGCATTGCTCAAAGGATTTGCTTACACGGCCATCATCTTTGCAGCCGTTACCATGGCCTTGTTTTATCCCACGTATTTTGCTACCTGGTACGGGTTCAAGCTTACTACACTGATCACTCCACTCATACAACTCATTATGTTTGGTATGGGCACGGAAATGGGTGTTAAAGACTTTGCCGGTATTATCCGGATGCCCAAACCAGTGCTGATCGGCCTGGCCGGCCATTTTACATTTATGCCGCTGATGGGTTTTGCATTGGCGCGGCTATTTAACTTCCCGCCCGAAATTGCAGCCGGTGTGGTGCTCATTGGCAGTATGCCCTGTGGCATGGCCTCCAATGTTATGTCGTACCTGGCCAATGCCAACTTAGCACTGTCTGTTACACTAACCGCCATCGCTACCTTATTATCTCCTTTGATCACTCCTTTGTGGATGAAATTCCTGGGAGGTCAGTTCATTGAAGTCAATGTATTGGCCATGATGTGGGATATTGTAAAAATGGTGGTTATTCCCATTGGCGCCGGCCTTCTATTCAACCGGTATTTCAAAGGAAGGATTACCTGGCTGGATAAAGCCGTGCCGCTGGTGTCTATGTTTGGCATTGCTTTTATCATCGTCATCATTACTGCCTCCGGCAGGAATAGCCTTGTACTGATAGGGCCTGCACTCATTGCCTGCGCCCTGATCCATAACACCACCGGCTATCTATTCGGGTATTGGGTAGGCCGCTTGTTCCGGTTAAGCGAGCGTGATTCACGCACCATTGCTATTGAAGTGGGTATGCAAAATGGCGGACTTGCTTCCGGGCTCGCCAAAGAAATGGGCAAAGCTGCAACATTGGGATTAGCGCCGGCCATATTCGGACCCCTGATGAATATTACAGGATCAATACTGGCCTCCTGGTGGCACCGGCATCCGCCCAATGATAAGGAGCAGGCCGATATATCTTTACAACCAGATGCTGTGGCACAAGTAAGGTAA
- a CDS encoding RCC1 domain-containing protein: protein MKALYSLLTALFIFITTGVAQSPVKTLSTTQQGWMATMIISDARSVVVHYILMADGTVQSFRPGGVLEPVGIDNVAGIAGGLFHVVAVKKDGTVWTWGRNDDQQLGNQALTAAKKSESQTPVQVSGITNAIQVSAAAKTSFALLADGTIKAWGVGNCGMTGDGKELTGEMTTARISGRPIPVAVKGITNAIAISGAMALLADGTVMTWGNGKHGRLGNGTTENVAAPVPVSNIKNAIAIAGYEDGGMALLADGSVWVWGKNYKGQLANGTRGNNQHEFSAVPLKVPGINNAIAITAGTTCFALLKGDSIKAWGWGEVGAMGAKRPDVNSTPLPVPIITNATAIKSANGSGFALLPDGTVMGWGANTQATGLYKHSYSPIKVASIK, encoded by the coding sequence ATGAAAGCATTGTACAGTCTGCTCACGGCACTATTTATCTTCATCACTACCGGCGTAGCGCAGTCGCCCGTTAAAACACTTAGCACCACGCAACAAGGATGGATGGCTACGATGATCATCTCCGACGCGCGCAGTGTGGTAGTGCATTATATACTGATGGCCGATGGCACGGTACAATCATTCAGGCCCGGCGGAGTACTGGAGCCGGTAGGTATTGACAATGTGGCAGGCATAGCTGGTGGCCTGTTTCATGTGGTGGCCGTTAAAAAAGACGGCACAGTATGGACCTGGGGGCGTAATGACGACCAGCAACTGGGCAACCAGGCATTGACCGCTGCCAAGAAATCGGAGAGTCAAACACCCGTACAGGTGAGCGGCATTACGAATGCCATACAGGTGAGCGCTGCCGCCAAAACCTCTTTTGCCTTACTGGCTGATGGAACGATTAAAGCCTGGGGCGTGGGCAATTGCGGTATGACAGGCGATGGTAAAGAGTTGACCGGTGAGATGACAACCGCCAGAATCTCCGGCAGGCCGATACCTGTAGCGGTGAAAGGCATTACCAATGCTATTGCTATATCCGGCGCGATGGCTTTACTGGCAGATGGCACTGTAATGACCTGGGGCAATGGAAAACATGGGCGACTGGGCAATGGTACTACCGAAAACGTAGCTGCCCCGGTACCTGTATCAAACATAAAGAATGCGATAGCCATTGCAGGATATGAGGATGGCGGTATGGCCCTGCTGGCAGACGGCTCTGTTTGGGTATGGGGTAAAAATTACAAGGGACAACTGGCCAATGGAACGCGCGGCAACAATCAACATGAATTCAGCGCCGTACCGCTCAAAGTGCCGGGTATCAATAATGCAATCGCTATAACAGCCGGCACCACCTGCTTTGCCTTGCTGAAGGGTGACAGCATCAAAGCATGGGGTTGGGGTGAAGTAGGCGCTATGGGCGCGAAGCGTCCGGATGTTAATTCCACGCCTTTGCCCGTACCCATTATCACCAATGCTACCGCTATCAAATCAGCCAATGGTTCAGGGTTTGCTTTATTGCCGGATGGGACTGTGATGGGTTGGGGTGCCAATACACAGGCAACGGGCCTGTATAAACATAGTTATTCGCCCATTAAGGTAGCCAGTATAAAATAG
- a CDS encoding DinB family protein — translation MASDKLPEVWLRGPLEGIPALLQPVAHALLQAQEEIHDRLQDFPESLLWEQPAGVASPGFHLQHIPGVLDRLFTYADGRMLSDEQLHYLSLEGKITEGVRLSSLLETLDVQVRQSITRLKTIDPDTLTAVRGVGRKQVPSTVLGLLFHSAEHTMRHTGQLLVTVQVLKAKQGE, via the coding sequence ATGGCATCCGATAAACTACCCGAAGTATGGCTGCGCGGTCCCCTGGAGGGGATACCTGCTTTATTGCAGCCCGTGGCGCATGCCCTGTTGCAGGCGCAGGAAGAAATTCATGATAGGCTGCAGGATTTTCCGGAAAGCCTCTTGTGGGAGCAACCCGCAGGCGTGGCATCGCCCGGCTTTCACCTGCAGCACATACCCGGTGTACTGGACAGGCTGTTTACCTATGCTGATGGGCGCATGCTGTCAGATGAGCAACTGCATTACCTCTCCCTGGAAGGTAAAATAACGGAAGGGGTTCGACTGTCTTCCCTGCTGGAAACACTGGATGTGCAGGTCCGGCAATCCATAACGCGACTGAAAACGATCGACCCCGATACACTCACAGCCGTGCGGGGCGTGGGCCGTAAACAGGTGCCTTCTACCGTGCTGGGACTGCTTTTCCATTCCGCCGAGCATACTATGCGGCATACCGGCCAGTTGCTGGTAACCGTGCAGGTATTGAAGGCAAAGCAAGGTGAATAA
- a CDS encoding nucleoid-associated protein, protein MTGLDGVVLQKVMVHKVGNPSRGEELKLSENPLTLNDEIVQGLLTKYFLGAFNENELFRFTHLSDVNLNEVYNYVRTIFDDTDTFIPQAALLAQFLYSKSTHTKVKEGELYVVLFDRVLFEKEYVRAIGIFKSETKETFLKVFQHGKSWEVIQETGININKLDKGCLVFNTNTVDGYKVCVVDSTNKQNDTQYWVTDFLQVQPYADSYHHTDKYLSLCKTFVTNEYAEKFDVSKSDQIDMLNRSMDYFKTKEQFNLQEFADEVIHHPEVVDTFMAYKKNFESARNFEIEDEFDINLSAVKKQQKVFKTVLKLDKNFHIYIHGRRDLIERGVDEMSGKKYYKIYYDEET, encoded by the coding sequence ATGACAGGACTTGATGGCGTAGTACTGCAAAAAGTGATGGTGCACAAAGTGGGCAATCCCTCGCGCGGAGAAGAATTAAAGCTTTCTGAAAACCCGCTTACCCTGAATGATGAGATTGTACAGGGGCTGCTCACCAAATACTTCCTGGGTGCTTTTAATGAAAATGAACTGTTCCGGTTCACCCACCTTAGTGATGTGAACCTGAATGAAGTATATAATTACGTGCGTACCATTTTTGATGATACGGATACCTTTATACCACAGGCTGCCCTGCTGGCGCAATTCCTGTACAGCAAATCTACCCATACCAAGGTAAAGGAAGGGGAACTGTACGTGGTGCTGTTCGACCGGGTATTGTTTGAAAAAGAATACGTACGGGCCATCGGCATCTTTAAGTCGGAGACCAAAGAAACCTTCCTCAAAGTATTCCAGCATGGCAAAAGCTGGGAAGTAATTCAGGAAACGGGCATCAATATCAATAAGCTCGATAAAGGCTGCCTGGTTTTCAACACGAATACAGTAGATGGATATAAGGTATGTGTGGTAGACAGTACCAACAAGCAGAATGATACCCAGTACTGGGTCACTGATTTTTTGCAGGTACAGCCTTATGCCGATAGCTATCACCATACCGATAAATACCTGAGCCTTTGCAAAACCTTTGTGACGAATGAGTATGCGGAGAAATTCGATGTAAGCAAGAGCGACCAGATAGACATGCTGAATCGTTCGATGGATTATTTCAAGACCAAAGAACAGTTCAACCTGCAGGAGTTTGCCGATGAGGTCATTCACCACCCGGAAGTAGTGGATACCTTCATGGCTTACAAGAAGAACTTTGAATCGGCCCGCAATTTTGAAATAGAAGACGAGTTTGATATCAACCTCTCGGCGGTGAAGAAACAGCAAAAGGTATTTAAAACAGTACTGAAGCTGGACAAGAACTTTCACATCTACATCCATGGCCGCCGTGACCTCATCGAAAGAGGCGTTGATGAAATGAGCGGCAAGAAGTACTATAAGATCTATTATGACGAGGAGACCTGA